DNA from Ignavibacteriales bacterium:
TCGGCTTCAGTAATTGTAATGCTTTTAGGGATTACAGTTTGAAGAATATCATTACCAAAATTTCCAAACAATGCTTTTTTAGTTAAACCCCACGCTTTTGTATTTGGTTCAAACATTGTGAGCAAAATTCCTTCAACAGACAATTTTTTATTAAGATTTTCTTTTACCCAGTTTATATGACTATACATTTTCTTAAGTGCCGAAATTGAAAATTGCCCAGCACGAATTGGGATTAAAACAGAATCCGCCGCAGTAAGAGCAACAGTAGTTAATCCTTTAAGATAAGGTGGGCAGTCAATTATTATATAATCATAGAGGCCAAGGGCATATTGGTTAAGAATGTTTTCAAACAAATAAATGTTCCTTGTTAATCGGCTGATTCGTTCTTCAATTTCTGCCGAATTAATACTGCAGGGAATAAAATCTAAAGTCTGAATATCTGTTGGATGAATGACAGAATCGATGTACTTAATAAAACTTATAACCTGAAAAATATCTCCTTTAAGTTTTTCATTTTCAAAACCAAGAGAAACAGAACAAGCGCCTGAAGGATCAAAGTCGATTAAAAGAGTTTTCTTTTCTGCAATTGCAAATGCAGCCGCAAGGTTTACGGCAGTTGTTGTCTTACCAACTCCGCCCTTTGGAACAGCAATTGCAATTTTCTTGCTCACAGATGCCTTTAGAGTGAAAATAAAATGTTTTATTAAGATACTGTTCTGAATCTATAAATTAGTTTTTGCTTAAGCAACCTTCTAATTACCAATTTGAATGTGATAACAATCATAAATTGAAAGCAGAAAAAGAAAGTGAATTTATATTATAATTTTATTGTTATATGTTTACCAACAGCAAAACGATTGGGCAAATTCGTTTAAAAAATTAATAGTAGTTAAGAAGTATTCAGGAGGCATTATGAAAATTGGAATTTTGGGATCCGGTGTAGTTGGACAAACTTTAGCATCAGGATTTATTAAACATGGTCATCAAGTTAGGATTGGAACAAGTAATCCGGACAAACTTAGTGAATGGCTCAGCAAATCAGGAGCAAATGGATCGCGTGGTTCTTTTGCTGATGCAGCAAAATTTGGTGAAGTTATTGTTCTAGCTGTAAAAGGAACCGCAGCTCTTAACGTTTTAGAAAAAGCAGGGAATGAAAATCTTAAAGATAAAACAATAATGGATGCAACAAATCCAATTGCAGAAGTTCCTCCCGTTAATGGAGTATTACAGTTTTTTACAAATATAAATTCATCTTTAATGGAAGAACTGCAAAACAAATATCCTCAAGCAAATTTTGTTAAAGCATTTAGCTGTGTGGGTAATGCACTTATGGTTAATCCGAATTTTGGTGGACAGAAACCAACGATGTTTATTGCAGGTAATAACAATGATTCTAAAAGTGCGGTTAAAAATATTTTAAATACCTTTGGTTGGGATGTTGAAGATATGGGAAAAGCAGAAGCTGCACGAGCAATTGAACCGCTTTGTATTCTTTGGTGCATTCCGGGATTTTTAGAAAACAGATGGATGCATGCATTTAAATTGTTAAAAAAATAATTGATCACATTTTTAATTGTGTATTAGATGGTAAAGGAAATTGTGAGTTATGATAGGATTGAAAAAAATATTAAGTGTAGTATATACCCTAATATTTATAACAGTATTTTTAATAGGCTGCAAAGAAAGCAAATCAGAAATAAAACAAAAGAATAATAAAATAATGAATGAACAAAATTTAAACTTAGATACTGCAACATTTGGTTCCGGATGTTTCTGGTGTACGGAAGCAATTTTTGAAAGAGTAAAGGGAGTTAGTTCTGTTGTTTCAGGTTACTCGGGTGGAAGTGTTGCGAACCCAACATATAAAGAAGTTTGTAATGGCACTACGGGACATGCAGAATGTACACAAATTACTTTTGATCCCGCTGTTATAACATACGATGAACTTCTTGAAATTTTTTGGAAGATGCATGATCCAACAACATTAAACAGGCAAGGTAATGATGTAGGCACACAATACCGCTCCGTTATTTTTTATCATAATGATGATCAAAAACAAAAAGCGGAATTTTATAAGAAAAAATTAAATGATGAAAAAATTTGGGATAAACCAATTGTTACAGAAATAACAAAGTTTGAAAAGTTTTATCCTGCAGAAGATTATCACCAGGAATATTATGATAACAATCCTAACCAGGGGTACTGTGCTTATGTTATCACACCAAAAGTAGAAAAATTTGAAAAGATTTTTAAGGATAAGTTGAAGAAGTAATAAGTATTATGATCCTAAAATTCACCATTTATAACTCCGTTAACAGTGCAGCTATCACAATTGCCGCAGGGTTTTTCACCGGGAAAACCAAAATAATCTGAAATAAAAACTCTCCGGCATTTTTCCCCTCGAAAATAATTAACAACCGATAAAAGTTTTTTATTGTCATTTAAAAGTTTTTCTTTTAGATGATCTTCATCCTGTAAAATATCCGGAAGTTCATTTACTATTTGCAGGTTTTGTTTTTCAATTTCCCCTTCAGTAACACCATAGCGATCAAGCATTGCGAGCGCAGTTTCAACCCGAAAATCACTTTTATTTTTAAAACTTATTAGTTCTCGGATGTAGTCGACCCCGCTTGAATTTATTAATCCGATCTCACGTTTTAAAATATCATACATCGCAGAATAAAAATTAGCATCTGGGTTAGACCATTTAATAAATTGCATTTGTGTGTAAAGATCTTCTTGATTGTAAAGTAAAACGCAAACAGAATCATTTCCATCTCTCCCTGCTCTGCCAATTTCCTGGTAGTAAGATTCTATTGAGGAAGGCAATTCTGCGTGAATTACAAACCGAATGTCTGCTTTATCTATTCCCATTCCAAAAGCATTTGTTGCAAGTATAAGTTTTTGTTTTCCATTCAGAAAATCTCGCTGCATGCTTTTGCGTTGTCTGTCTTCCAGTTTGCCGTGATAGACCCCGTGTTTAAATCCTTTATCACCAAGAATCTCAGAAAAGTTTTCTAAAGTCTTTATTAGTGCAAAATAAATTATTCCGCATCCATCATATTTCTCTAAGGTTGAAATTATTTCTTTTAACTTTTCTTTATCATCAAAAACATCAACAGCTTCTAATCTAAGATTTGGACGCTCTATTCCCTGGTGGAAAATTTTTATATCATCTTTATTGATATGAAGTTTTTTGATTATGTCTTCTTGAACACTATGTGTTGCGGTTGCAGTAAGAGCAATTGTTAATGGATTTCCCATCAATTCTCTAAATTCACCAATTCGCGAATAGTCTGGTCGAAAATCATGTCCCCATTCGGAAATACAATGTGCTTCATCCACAGCAAGTAAATCTATTTTTACCTTTTTAATCTGTTCAATAAAATCTGGTTTGCGGAATCTTTCCGGTGTTACATAAAGAAGTTTAATTTTTCCGGCTGTAAAATCATTAAGTCTTTTTTCTCTTTCTGGTTTGGATAGCGTTGAATTGATAAATGCTGCGCGAATATTTTTCTTTCGAAGTACATCAACCTGATCTTGCATAAGAGCAATAAGCGGACTGATTACTATTGTACTGTTATCAAATAAAATGGCAGGAATTTGATAACACAAAGATTTTCCACTTCCGGTCGGCATTAAAACAATAGAATGTTTTCTTTCCTCCGTAATTCTTTTAATGATTGATTCCTGTTCTCCTCGAAAAGAATCGTAGCCAAAATTATTTTTTAGAATTGTGTAAATGTTGCTCATTGATCAATTTATGAATTATTTTATTAAATGTACTAAAACATGGATATTTGTTATAAATATATACACATTTAAATCGATAATAATAAAACTCTTTGTTAACAAAAAAATTTATTTCTGTTGTCAAATTAAGTTTTAATGACAATCAACTGGGAAAAAGATTTACTCTCAAATGCAAGGGAGAAAAAATGCAGACGGAATTTAGAAAAACAATTCTTCTTGTTGAAGACCAAGCCATCATAGCAATGTCTGAAGCAAGCTTGCTTAAGAAAAACGGATATGATGTTGTTATATCCAGTACAGGTGAGCAGGCAATAAAGATTATTGAAGAAAATCATTACATCAACTTAATTCTTATGGATATTGACTTAGGAAAGGGGATTGATGGAACAGAAGCCGCACAAACAATTCTTAAAACACACGAGTTACCAGTTGTTTTTCTTTCGAATCACACAGAAAAAGAAGTAGTTGAAAAAACCGAAAAGATAACTTCATACGGATATGTTGTTAAAAACAGCGGAGAAACAGTACTTCTTGCATCAATTAAAATGGCATTTAAACTTTTTGAAGCCCATAGACGAGTACGCGAAAGTGAATTAAAGTTATTAGAAAGTGATAGAAGATTTCATGCACTCGAAAAACAGATTGATGATGTTATCTGGACTATGGATATGAATTTTCGATTCACCTATTTAAGCCCTTCTGTTGAAAAGATGCATGGTTACAGTGTTGATGAAATGATGAAGTTAAATTTGCAAGACTACTTAACATCTCAAGCATCCGAAAAAGCCATATCTGTAATAGCCGAAGAAATTAAATTGTATTTAATAAACAGAGTTGAAAAAAATATTGTGACTCTCGAAATTGATCAAATAAAAAAAAATGGTACGATTTTTCCTACAGAAATAAGAGCAAGATTTCTTTTGGATAATGAGAACAATCCTATTGGGATTATTGGAGTAACTAGAGATATAACACAGCGCCTTTTATCTGAAAAGACATTAAGAGATAGTGAAAAAACATTAAACCTTACTTTAGAAGGAGCGCAAATTGGTTTATGGGATCAGAACTTTAAAACCGGAATTGTTAACAGAAGTGATCACTGGGCAACTATGCTTGGTTATGATCCGGAGGAAATGAAAAACAATCTGGATTTCTGGAAATCAAATATCCATCCAGATGATTTAGAAAAAACATTAATTGAAGCAAAAAAGCATGAACAGGGCTTAACTGAATTCTATAAAGTTCAACATAGATTAAAATGTAAAAACGGAAATTATAAATGGGTGCTAAACTGGGGAAAAATTTCGGAAAGAGATAGTGATGGCAATCCTGTTAGAGCATTAGGAATTCATATTGATGTAGACGATAACATTAAAGCTGAAGAAGCGTTAATAATTAGTGAAAATAAATTAAGCAGTATTTTTAAAGCCGCACCGGTTGGTATTGGAGTTACATCAAGCCGTGTTTTATTAGAAGTAAACGATACAATGTGTAAGATGCTTGGATATAAAGGCGAAGAACTAATCGGCAAAAATGCACGTATACTTTATCCAAGTGATGAAGAATTTGAACTTGTTGGCAGGGAAAAATATAAACAGATTGAGCAGTTTGGTACTGGCACAGTTGAAACAAAATGGGTGTGTAAAGACGGCCGTATTATCGATGTGCTGCTTAGTTCAACCCCACTAAACTTAAAAGAAATATCCAGAGGGGTTACTTTTACTGTTCTTGATATTACAGGAAGAAAGAAGTTCGAAGATGCTCTAAGAAAAAGTCAAGAAAGATATGCTCTTGCTCAAAGATCTGCAAACATTGGCAGCTGGGAATGGAACATTTTAACCGGAGAAGTAAGCTGGTCTGAAACTATTGAACCTATGTTTGGTTTTGGTAAAGGTGAATTTAAGGGAACTTATGAAGCATATTTAAAATGTATACATCCAGAAGATGTTGGGTTTATGGTTGAGCATTTAAATGCTGCCATATATAGAAGTGAAGAATACAGTAATTTAGAAATGCGGATAATCTGGCCTAACGGTACTATAAAATGGATGCTTGCAAATGGAAGTGTCTTTAGAGATATAGATGGTAAACCGAATCGAATGATTGGCATTGTACAAGATATTACGGAACGAAAAATTGCCGAAGAGAAACTTAGGCAAAGCGAAGAAAACTACCGCCGTTTCTTTGAGGAAGATCTTAGCGGGGTTTTTCTATCTACTCCCGAAGGTGGTTTGAAAGCATGTAACAAAGCTTATGTAGATATGATGGAATTTGAAAGTATTGATGAACTTATTCATTCAAATCCCGTTTCGCATTATCAACAATCGCAGGAAAGAATTGACTTTTTAGATCTGCTGCGTAAGGAAAAAAAGTTAACTAATTATGAAGGTAAGGTAGTTACAAAAACAGGAAGGGCACTTGACACTTTAGAGAACATAATAGGTGTGTTTGATGATCAAGATAATCTTGTTGAATTCTGGGGCTATGTTAATGATATAACCGACAGAAAAAATTCAGAGCAAATACTAAAGAATGCTGCGCTAGAAAAAGAAGCGTTGCATCGCGAATTACTGCATAGAGTAAAGAACAGCTTTAATTTGATTAAATCGCTTATGTATCTTGAGCGAGAGAAATTAAAAGATTCTGAAG
Protein-coding regions in this window:
- a CDS encoding PAS domain S-box protein; the protein is MQTEFRKTILLVEDQAIIAMSEASLLKKNGYDVVISSTGEQAIKIIEENHYINLILMDIDLGKGIDGTEAAQTILKTHELPVVFLSNHTEKEVVEKTEKITSYGYVVKNSGETVLLASIKMAFKLFEAHRRVRESELKLLESDRRFHALEKQIDDVIWTMDMNFRFTYLSPSVEKMHGYSVDEMMKLNLQDYLTSQASEKAISVIAEEIKLYLINRVEKNIVTLEIDQIKKNGTIFPTEIRARFLLDNENNPIGIIGVTRDITQRLLSEKTLRDSEKTLNLTLEGAQIGLWDQNFKTGIVNRSDHWATMLGYDPEEMKNNLDFWKSNIHPDDLEKTLIEAKKHEQGLTEFYKVQHRLKCKNGNYKWVLNWGKISERDSDGNPVRALGIHIDVDDNIKAEEALIISENKLSSIFKAAPVGIGVTSSRVLLEVNDTMCKMLGYKGEELIGKNARILYPSDEEFELVGREKYKQIEQFGTGTVETKWVCKDGRIIDVLLSSTPLNLKEISRGVTFTVLDITGRKKFEDALRKSQERYALAQRSANIGSWEWNILTGEVSWSETIEPMFGFGKGEFKGTYEAYLKCIHPEDVGFMVEHLNAAIYRSEEYSNLEMRIIWPNGTIKWMLANGSVFRDIDGKPNRMIGIVQDITERKIAEEKLRQSEENYRRFFEEDLSGVFLSTPEGGLKACNKAYVDMMEFESIDELIHSNPVSHYQQSQERIDFLDLLRKEKKLTNYEGKVVTKTGRALDTLENIIGVFDDQDNLVEFWGYVNDITDRKNSEQILKNAALEKEALHRELLHRVKNSFNLIKSLMYLEREKLKDSEARKVLENLEMRIGALANMYSLLNASGASQQIDLGEYLRQITNSVAESYIGDVDRIEIKLSFNKIETSPKIASSVGLIVNEILTNSLKYAFPDNKKGIIFISLKKINGNAEIEITDNGVGVSDNFNINDAKGMGLQLINMLTQQLSGTLTVEANNGTRFKILFPLEQ
- a CDS encoding NAD(P)-binding domain-containing protein, which produces MKIGILGSGVVGQTLASGFIKHGHQVRIGTSNPDKLSEWLSKSGANGSRGSFADAAKFGEVIVLAVKGTAALNVLEKAGNENLKDKTIMDATNPIAEVPPVNGVLQFFTNINSSLMEELQNKYPQANFVKAFSCVGNALMVNPNFGGQKPTMFIAGNNNDSKSAVKNILNTFGWDVEDMGKAEAARAIEPLCILWCIPGFLENRWMHAFKLLKK
- a CDS encoding ParA family protein encodes the protein MSKKIAIAVPKGGVGKTTTAVNLAAAFAIAEKKTLLIDFDPSGACSVSLGFENEKLKGDIFQVISFIKYIDSVIHPTDIQTLDFIPCSINSAEIEERISRLTRNIYLFENILNQYALGLYDYIIIDCPPYLKGLTTVALTAADSVLIPIRAGQFSISALKKMYSHINWVKENLNKKLSVEGILLTMFEPNTKAWGLTKKALFGNFGNDILQTVIPKSITITEAEFYGKPTMLFDVRSSGSVAYLQLASELMNKGLLLEES
- the msrA gene encoding peptide-methionine (S)-S-oxide reductase MsrA; the protein is MIGLKKILSVVYTLIFITVFLIGCKESKSEIKQKNNKIMNEQNLNLDTATFGSGCFWCTEAIFERVKGVSSVVSGYSGGSVANPTYKEVCNGTTGHAECTQITFDPAVITYDELLEIFWKMHDPTTLNRQGNDVGTQYRSVIFYHNDDQKQKAEFYKKKLNDEKIWDKPIVTEITKFEKFYPAEDYHQEYYDNNPNQGYCAYVITPKVEKFEKIFKDKLKK
- a CDS encoding ATP-dependent DNA helicase RecQ — encoded protein: MSNIYTILKNNFGYDSFRGEQESIIKRITEERKHSIVLMPTGSGKSLCYQIPAILFDNSTIVISPLIALMQDQVDVLRKKNIRAAFINSTLSKPEREKRLNDFTAGKIKLLYVTPERFRKPDFIEQIKKVKIDLLAVDEAHCISEWGHDFRPDYSRIGEFRELMGNPLTIALTATATHSVQEDIIKKLHINKDDIKIFHQGIERPNLRLEAVDVFDDKEKLKEIISTLEKYDGCGIIYFALIKTLENFSEILGDKGFKHGVYHGKLEDRQRKSMQRDFLNGKQKLILATNAFGMGIDKADIRFVIHAELPSSIESYYQEIGRAGRDGNDSVCVLLYNQEDLYTQMQFIKWSNPDANFYSAMYDILKREIGLINSSGVDYIRELISFKNKSDFRVETALAMLDRYGVTEGEIEKQNLQIVNELPDILQDEDHLKEKLLNDNKKLLSVVNYFRGEKCRRVFISDYFGFPGEKPCGNCDSCTVNGVINGEF